The Rhododendron vialii isolate Sample 1 chromosome 6a, ASM3025357v1 genome includes a window with the following:
- the LOC131330293 gene encoding G-type lectin S-receptor-like serine/threonine-protein kinase At5g35370: protein MEKARADNFHLLPSPADMGSFPFIFSILLSFCAIVSCSTPSKNSILYPNFTASSVHFIDGSVGFLISPNGTFRAAILSPGGQGGSGTNYYLCILHVPSNTITWSANRNSPVSSIGTMTLSVTGIVVVDEDGSLVWSTPPLNSPVSSLQLTEAGNLELLDQSDTTLWESFNYPTDTIVMGQKLPVGGFLSSAVSSSDLSVGSYWLSITTSDALLQWKNLTYWNLSMDTVAYTTSSYSVEYMAINQTGLYLLGNNGSEVIIQVNLSVSDFGIAKLEISGQFSVSNFSGGAFNPVFTGPDDKCQIPFICGMLGLCSDDADNPVCSCPSNFHHSSQSQNPPVCVPSDASYSLPNSCNSTDTSNTGNSLLVSYLSLGYGIDYFSNDFTSPVKYGVNLSVCEDVCSSDCSCLGIFYDNLSNSCYVLQNQLGSVISNASSNNDRLGFVKAIVGPSPANSGHALGFPIVALVLLPFFGFFLLATLGFFLWRRLRSSKTGKLNLNSQTVPSSEELDAFSIPGLPVRFGYDELETATDKFKTMIGSGGFGAVYKGTLPDKSHVAVKKITNFGIQGKKDFCTEIAIIGNVHHINLVQLRGFCAQGRERLLVYEYMNRGSLDHTLFGNVPVLEWQERVEIALGTARGLAYLHSGCEHKIIHCDVKPENILLHDQFQAKISDFGLSKLLSSEQSGLFTTMRGTRGYLAPEWLTGSAISDKTDVYSFGMVLLEIVSGRKNCSLRTRSESMEDESSGGGYSSSSSGRGLVYFPMFALEMHEQGRYLELADPRLEGRVSSEDVEKLVRVALCCAHEDPALRPSMVSVVSMLEGEIPSGQPKLESLNFLRFYGRRFGGASTREENDSNRQVDFTQMNGSCTSSRRSLPLDVSCISSQQISGPR, encoded by the coding sequence ATGGAGAAAGCCAGAGCAGACAATTTCCATCTCCTTCCTTCTCCAGCTGATATGGGTTCCTTCCCATTCATCTTCTCAATCTTGTTATCGTTTTGTGCTATTGTATCTTGTTCTACTCCATCGAAAAATTCTATATTATATCCAAATTTCACTGCTTCAAGTGTCCATTTCATCGATGGTTCCGTTGGCTTCTTAATCTCCCCTAATGGAACGTTCAGAGCAGCTATCTTAAGTCCAGGCGGTCAAGGGGGTTCAGGAACCAACTACTATTTGTGCATCCTTCACGTGCCTTCCAATACCATCACCTGGTCTGCTAATCGCAATTCACCTGTTTCTAGTATAGGAACCATGACTCTTTCTGTAACTGGTATTGTCGTTGTGGATGAAGACGGCAGTTTAGTATGGTCGACTCCTCCGTTAAATTCTCCGGTCTCTTCGCTACAGTTAACTGAGGCCGGGAATCTTGAGCTGCTCGATCAATCTGATACTACTCTTTGGGAGAGTTTCAATTATCCAACGGATACAATCGTCATGGGGCAGAAATTGCCCGTAGGGGGATTTCTGTCCAGCGCGGTATCAAGTAGTGACTTGTCAGTTGGCAGTTACTGGCTTTCAATAACTACCTCTGATGCTTTACTACAGTGGAAGAATTTGACTTACTGGAACCTATCTATGGATACCGTGGCTTACACAACCTCCAGTTACTCGGTGGAGTACATGGCGATTAACCAAACGGGTCTTTATTTGCTTGGTAATAATGGTTCTGAAGTCATAATTCAGGTGAACTTATCTGTATCTGATTTTGGGATTGCCAAGTTGGAAATTTCCGGCCAGTTCAGTGTCAGTAACTTTTCTGGTGGTGCATTCAACCCAGTATTCACAGGGCCGGATGATAAATGCCAAATCCCGTTTATATGCGGAATGCTTGGTTTGTGTAGTGACGATGCAGATAATCCCGTATGTTCGTGCCCATCCAACTTCCATCATAGTTCTCAAAGTCAGAATCCACCTGTTTGTGTGCCAAGTGACGCTTCTTATTCCTTACCAAATTCTTGCAATTCAACTGATACCAGCAATACAGGTAACTCCTTGTTAGTTTCATATTTGAGCCTTGGCTATGGTATCGACTATTTTTCTAATGATTTCACGAGCCCTGTGAAGTATGGTGTGAACTTGTCTGTCTGTGAAGATGTCTGCTCAAGTGACTGTTCTTGCTTGGGAATTTTCTATGACAACTTGTCGAACTCATGTTATGTCCTTCAAAACCAGTTGGGATCAGTTATTTCAAACGCTAGTAGCAATAATGATCGCTTGGGTTTTGTTAAAGCAATAGTTGGGCCTTCACCTGCTAATAGTGGTCATGCACTCGGGTTTCCCATAGTTGCTCTAGTGTTGTTGCCTTTTTTTGGGTTCTTCCTTTTAGCTACTCTGGGATTCTTCTTGTGGAGAAGATTGAGAAGCTCTAAAACTGGAAAGTTAAATCTCAACAGTCAAACCGTTCCTTCTTCGGAGGAGTTGGATGCCTTCTCCATCCCAGGATTACCTGTAAGATTTGGGTATGACGAGCTCGAGACAGCTACTGATAAGTTCAAGACTATGATAGGGTCAGGTGGGTTTGGTGCAGTGTACAAGGGTACACTCCCCGATAAATCACATGTGGCAGTGAAAAAGATCACTAATTTTGGTATTCAAGGGAAGAAGGATTTTTGCACTGAGATAGCGATCATTGGAAATGTTCACCACATCAATTTGGTTCAGTTGAGAGGGTTTTGTGCTCAGGGGAGAGAAAGACTGTTGGTTTACGAGTATATGAACCGTGGGTCCTTAGATCACACCCTCTTTGGGAATGTACCAGTCTTAGAATGGCAAGAAAGGGTTGAAATAGCACTTGGAACGGCGCGTGGACTTGCCTATTTGCATAGTGGGTGCGAGCACAAGATCATCCATTGTGATGTCAAGCCTGAGAACATACTCCTTCACGACCAATTCCAAGCCAAAATCTCCGATTTTGGGCTGTCTAAACTTTTGAGCTCTGAACAGTCTGGTTTATTCACGACAATGAGAGGAACTCGTGGATATCTTGCTCCTGAATGGCTTACTGGCTCTGCAATCTCTGACAAGACAGACGTGTACAGTTTTGGAATGgttctgctggaaattgtgAGTGGAAGAAAAAATTGCTCTCTACGAACGAGAAGCGAAAGTATGGAGGATGAAAGTAGTGGTGGTGGGTactcatcatcttcttcaggACGAGGACTTGTTTATTTCCCAATGTTTGCTTTAGAGATGCATGAGCAAGGAAGGTACTTGGAACTTGCAGACCCCAGGCTCGAGGGGAGAGTCAGTAGTGAAGATGTGGAGAAGTTGGTGCGTGTGGCTTTATGTTGTGCACATGAGGACCCAGCACTTAGGCCGAGTATGGTCAGTGTTGTTAGCATGTTGGAAGGTGAGATCCCTTCAGGTCAGCCGAAGTTGGAGTCTTTGAACTTTTTGCGATTTTATGGGCGTCGATTTGGTGGGGCTTCTACGAGAGAAGAGAATGATAGTAATAGGCAAGTTGATTTTACACAAATGAATGGTTCTTGTACTAGTTCAAGGAGAAGCTTACCTCTTGACGTCTCATGCATATCATCACAACAAATCTCAGGGCCAAGATAG